In one Paramisgurnus dabryanus chromosome 21, PD_genome_1.1, whole genome shotgun sequence genomic region, the following are encoded:
- the lmnl3 gene encoding lamin L3 isoform X1, producing the protein MITSTPVDSRAPATRSSRRSGATPASVSPTRVTRLQEKEDLRHLNDRLANYIERVRQLENDKSSMQLLLEEKEESQVREVGNVRRLYETELADARKSLDATANERARLQIELTRLLEEHRKLTTRNNKKETELNTALSHWRNLEAALNSKEADYTNLLSTNRRLENDITDLKTQVSNLESALQNAKSQLSAELLCRADAENQFQTLQDQLEFQKHLGDQEVREMRSRYESRLVEVDSGRQKEFEGKLAEAMKQLREEHEAQISQYKEELEKTFSAKLRCRTGVVQVGTLERQDEAVTSTDRTRSVPHLSVMLENAKQTAVKNSDFASSTREELAGTKLRLEAQSVQINSLQKQNSALESRVNELEQMLDRERQISQHRLSQKDQEMAAMRQQMQGQLEEYQNLLDVKLMLDMEINAYRKMLEGEEKRLNLSPSPIQQSTISRTHSQPIRKIWGKKRKHEGSSSGLSPNYKFAQHSSSRGHLTIEEIDMDGKFIKIKNNSEKDQPLGGWVLRKRQPDTPDIVFQIPSPCVLSAGQMLTIWAAGAGVEQNSVGSLVLRTHDTWGPFGEVSVTLLNSQMEEVAEFCQVCVQGKADDDPDDDENMVTPDIPMRRQVRSHNQDLTCGVM; encoded by the exons ATGATCACCTCCACCCCGGTGGACAGCCGCGCCCCCGCCACGCGCTCCTCCAGGCGCAGCGGCGCGACTCCGGCCAGCGTCAGCCCAACGCGTGTCACGCGCCTTCAGGAGAAGGAGGATCTGCGACACCTCAATGACCGGCTGGCCAACTACATCGAGCGGGTCCGGCAGCTGGAGAATGACAAGTCCTCAATGCAGCTCCTGTTGGAGGAGAAGGAGGAGAGCCAAGTGCGTGAAGTGGGAAATGTGCGCCGCCTGTACGAAACCGAACTGGCGGACGCGCGCAAAAGTCTGGACGCGACCGCGAACGAGCGGGCCAGACTGCAGATTGAGTTAACACGGCTGCTGGAGGAGCACAGAAAACTCACTACCAG GAATAATAAGAAAGAGACCGAACTAAACACGGCTCTCAGTCATTGGCGAAATCTTGAAGCCGCTTTGAACTCTAAAGAAGCAGATTATACAAATTTACTCTCCACTAACCGTAGACTGGAGAATGACATTACCGACCTCAAAACACAAGTGTCTAAT CTGGAGTCGGCCCTGCAGAACGCTAAGAGTCAGCTGAGCGCTGAACTGCTTTGCCGTGCGGATGCTGAAAATCAGTTCCAGACGCTTCAGGATCAACTCGAATTTCAGAAACATCTCGGCGACCAG GAGGTTCGGGAGATGCGCAGTCGATACGAGAGCCGGCTGGTGGAGGTGGACTCGGGTAGACAGAAGGAGTTTGAGGGTAAACTAGCTGAAGCCATGAAACAGCTCAGAGAGGAACATGAAGCTCAAATCAGCCAGTACAAAGAAGAACTGGAGAAAACCTTTTCTGCTAAG TTGAGATGCAGGACAGGTGTAGTTCAGGTCGGGACACTGGAGAGACAGGACGAGGCAGTAACCAGCACAGACAGGACTCGCTCGGTTCCTCATCTTTCTGTTATG CTGGAGAACGCAAAGCAGACGGCTGTGAAAAACAGCGATTTTGCATCTTCAACGAGAGAGGAGCTGGCGGGTACCAAACTCCGACTGGAGGCTCAGTCTGTGCAGATCAACAGTCTGCAGAAACAG AACTCTGCGTTGGAGTCCCGTGTTAATGAGCTGGAGCAGATGCTGGATCGTGAAAGACAGATCAGTCAACACCGACTCTCTCAGAAAGATCAGGAAATGGCCGCCATGAGACAACAGATGCAAGGACAGCTGGAGGAGTACCAGAACCTTCTAGATGTCAAGCTCATGCTCGATATGGAAATCAACGCTTACCGTAAGATGCTGGAGGGAGAGGAGAAACG ATTGAATCTTTCACCGAGTCCAATCCAGCAGTCGACAATCTCTCGCACACACTCGCAACCTATTCGTAAAATCTGGGGAAAGAAACGCAAGCATGAAGGCTCCAGTAGCGGTCTCTCACCCAACTACAAGTTTGCCCAGCATTCCTCCTCCCGAGGACACTTGACGATAGAGGAGATTGATATGGATGGGAAGTTCATCAAGATCAAAAATAATTCAGAGAAG GATCAACCATTAGGAGGCTGGGTGCTAAGAAAGCGTCAGCCAGACACACCTGATATTGTCTTCCAGATTCCCTCACCTTGTGTACTGAGTGCAGGCCAGATGCTGACG ATCTGGGCTGCAGGTGCAGGGGTGGAGCAGAACTCTGTTGGTAGTCTGGTACTGAGGACACACGACACATGGGGCCCGTTTGGTGAAGTCAGCGTGACCCTATTAAACTCACAGATGGAG GAAGTGGCAGAGTTTTGTCAGGTGTGTGTTCAGGGAAAAGCTGATGATGATCCAGATGATGATGAAAACATGGTGACACCTGATATTCCTATGCGACGACAG GTTAGGAGTCATAATCAGGATCTCACCTGTGGGGTCATGTAG
- the lmnl3 gene encoding lamin L3 isoform X3: protein MITSTPVDSRAPATRSSRRSGATPASVSPTRVTRLQEKEDLRHLNDRLANYIERVRQLENDKSSMQLLLEEKEESQVREVGNVRRLYETELADARKSLDATANERARLQIELTRLLEEHRKLTTRNNKKETELNTALSHWRNLEAALNSKEADYTNLLSTNRRLENDITDLKTQVSNLESALQNAKSQLSAELLCRADAENQFQTLQDQLEFQKHLGDQEVREMRSRYESRLVEVDSGRQKEFEGKLAEAMKQLREEHEAQISQYKEELEKTFSAKLENAKQTAVKNSDFASSTREELAGTKLRLEAQSVQINSLQKQNSALESRVNELEQMLDRERQISQHRLSQKDQEMAAMRQQMQGQLEEYQNLLDVKLMLDMEINAYRKMLEGEEKRLNLSPSPIQQSTISRTHSQPIRKIWGKKRKHEGSSSGLSPNYKFAQHSSSRGHLTIEEIDMDGKFIKIKNNSEKDQPLGGWVLRKRQPDTPDIVFQIPSPCVLSAGQMLTIWAAGAGVEQNSVGSLVLRTHDTWGPFGEVSVTLLNSQMEEVAEFCQVCVQGKADDDPDDDENMVTPDIPMRRQVRSHNQDLTCGVM from the exons ATGATCACCTCCACCCCGGTGGACAGCCGCGCCCCCGCCACGCGCTCCTCCAGGCGCAGCGGCGCGACTCCGGCCAGCGTCAGCCCAACGCGTGTCACGCGCCTTCAGGAGAAGGAGGATCTGCGACACCTCAATGACCGGCTGGCCAACTACATCGAGCGGGTCCGGCAGCTGGAGAATGACAAGTCCTCAATGCAGCTCCTGTTGGAGGAGAAGGAGGAGAGCCAAGTGCGTGAAGTGGGAAATGTGCGCCGCCTGTACGAAACCGAACTGGCGGACGCGCGCAAAAGTCTGGACGCGACCGCGAACGAGCGGGCCAGACTGCAGATTGAGTTAACACGGCTGCTGGAGGAGCACAGAAAACTCACTACCAG GAATAATAAGAAAGAGACCGAACTAAACACGGCTCTCAGTCATTGGCGAAATCTTGAAGCCGCTTTGAACTCTAAAGAAGCAGATTATACAAATTTACTCTCCACTAACCGTAGACTGGAGAATGACATTACCGACCTCAAAACACAAGTGTCTAAT CTGGAGTCGGCCCTGCAGAACGCTAAGAGTCAGCTGAGCGCTGAACTGCTTTGCCGTGCGGATGCTGAAAATCAGTTCCAGACGCTTCAGGATCAACTCGAATTTCAGAAACATCTCGGCGACCAG GAGGTTCGGGAGATGCGCAGTCGATACGAGAGCCGGCTGGTGGAGGTGGACTCGGGTAGACAGAAGGAGTTTGAGGGTAAACTAGCTGAAGCCATGAAACAGCTCAGAGAGGAACATGAAGCTCAAATCAGCCAGTACAAAGAAGAACTGGAGAAAACCTTTTCTGCTAAG CTGGAGAACGCAAAGCAGACGGCTGTGAAAAACAGCGATTTTGCATCTTCAACGAGAGAGGAGCTGGCGGGTACCAAACTCCGACTGGAGGCTCAGTCTGTGCAGATCAACAGTCTGCAGAAACAG AACTCTGCGTTGGAGTCCCGTGTTAATGAGCTGGAGCAGATGCTGGATCGTGAAAGACAGATCAGTCAACACCGACTCTCTCAGAAAGATCAGGAAATGGCCGCCATGAGACAACAGATGCAAGGACAGCTGGAGGAGTACCAGAACCTTCTAGATGTCAAGCTCATGCTCGATATGGAAATCAACGCTTACCGTAAGATGCTGGAGGGAGAGGAGAAACG ATTGAATCTTTCACCGAGTCCAATCCAGCAGTCGACAATCTCTCGCACACACTCGCAACCTATTCGTAAAATCTGGGGAAAGAAACGCAAGCATGAAGGCTCCAGTAGCGGTCTCTCACCCAACTACAAGTTTGCCCAGCATTCCTCCTCCCGAGGACACTTGACGATAGAGGAGATTGATATGGATGGGAAGTTCATCAAGATCAAAAATAATTCAGAGAAG GATCAACCATTAGGAGGCTGGGTGCTAAGAAAGCGTCAGCCAGACACACCTGATATTGTCTTCCAGATTCCCTCACCTTGTGTACTGAGTGCAGGCCAGATGCTGACG ATCTGGGCTGCAGGTGCAGGGGTGGAGCAGAACTCTGTTGGTAGTCTGGTACTGAGGACACACGACACATGGGGCCCGTTTGGTGAAGTCAGCGTGACCCTATTAAACTCACAGATGGAG GAAGTGGCAGAGTTTTGTCAGGTGTGTGTTCAGGGAAAAGCTGATGATGATCCAGATGATGATGAAAACATGGTGACACCTGATATTCCTATGCGACGACAG GTTAGGAGTCATAATCAGGATCTCACCTGTGGGGTCATGTAG
- the lmnl3 gene encoding lamin L3 isoform X2, producing the protein MITSTPVDSRAPATRSSRRSGATPASVSPTRVTRLQEKEDLRHLNDRLANYIERVRQLENDKSSMQLLLEEKEESQVREVGNVRRLYETELADARKSLDATANERARLQIELTRLLEEHRKLTTRNNKKETELNTALSHWRNLEAALNSKEADYTNLLSTNRRLENDITDLKTQVSNLESALQNAKSQLSAELLCRADAENQFQTLQDQLEFQKHLGDQEVREMRSRYESRLVEVDSGRQKEFEGKLAEAMKQLREEHEAQISQYKEELEKTFSAKLRCRTGVVQVGTLERQDEAVTSTDRTRSVPHLSVMLENAKQTAVKNSDFASSTREELAGTKLRLEAQSVQINSLQKQNSALESRVNELEQMLDRERQISQHRLSQKDQEMAAMRQQMQGQLEEYQNLLDVKLMLDMEINAYRKMLEGEEKRLNLSPSPIQQSTISRTHSQPIRKIWGKKRKHEGSSSGLSPNYKFAQHSSSRGHLTIEEIDMDGKFIKIKNNSEKDQPLGGWVLRKRQPDTPDIVFQIPSPCVLSAGQMLTIWAAGAGVEQNSVGSLVLRTHDTWGPFGEVSVTLLNSQMEEVAEFCQVCVQGKADDDPDDDENMVTPDIPMRRQSKRRKKKCCSLS; encoded by the exons ATGATCACCTCCACCCCGGTGGACAGCCGCGCCCCCGCCACGCGCTCCTCCAGGCGCAGCGGCGCGACTCCGGCCAGCGTCAGCCCAACGCGTGTCACGCGCCTTCAGGAGAAGGAGGATCTGCGACACCTCAATGACCGGCTGGCCAACTACATCGAGCGGGTCCGGCAGCTGGAGAATGACAAGTCCTCAATGCAGCTCCTGTTGGAGGAGAAGGAGGAGAGCCAAGTGCGTGAAGTGGGAAATGTGCGCCGCCTGTACGAAACCGAACTGGCGGACGCGCGCAAAAGTCTGGACGCGACCGCGAACGAGCGGGCCAGACTGCAGATTGAGTTAACACGGCTGCTGGAGGAGCACAGAAAACTCACTACCAG GAATAATAAGAAAGAGACCGAACTAAACACGGCTCTCAGTCATTGGCGAAATCTTGAAGCCGCTTTGAACTCTAAAGAAGCAGATTATACAAATTTACTCTCCACTAACCGTAGACTGGAGAATGACATTACCGACCTCAAAACACAAGTGTCTAAT CTGGAGTCGGCCCTGCAGAACGCTAAGAGTCAGCTGAGCGCTGAACTGCTTTGCCGTGCGGATGCTGAAAATCAGTTCCAGACGCTTCAGGATCAACTCGAATTTCAGAAACATCTCGGCGACCAG GAGGTTCGGGAGATGCGCAGTCGATACGAGAGCCGGCTGGTGGAGGTGGACTCGGGTAGACAGAAGGAGTTTGAGGGTAAACTAGCTGAAGCCATGAAACAGCTCAGAGAGGAACATGAAGCTCAAATCAGCCAGTACAAAGAAGAACTGGAGAAAACCTTTTCTGCTAAG TTGAGATGCAGGACAGGTGTAGTTCAGGTCGGGACACTGGAGAGACAGGACGAGGCAGTAACCAGCACAGACAGGACTCGCTCGGTTCCTCATCTTTCTGTTATG CTGGAGAACGCAAAGCAGACGGCTGTGAAAAACAGCGATTTTGCATCTTCAACGAGAGAGGAGCTGGCGGGTACCAAACTCCGACTGGAGGCTCAGTCTGTGCAGATCAACAGTCTGCAGAAACAG AACTCTGCGTTGGAGTCCCGTGTTAATGAGCTGGAGCAGATGCTGGATCGTGAAAGACAGATCAGTCAACACCGACTCTCTCAGAAAGATCAGGAAATGGCCGCCATGAGACAACAGATGCAAGGACAGCTGGAGGAGTACCAGAACCTTCTAGATGTCAAGCTCATGCTCGATATGGAAATCAACGCTTACCGTAAGATGCTGGAGGGAGAGGAGAAACG ATTGAATCTTTCACCGAGTCCAATCCAGCAGTCGACAATCTCTCGCACACACTCGCAACCTATTCGTAAAATCTGGGGAAAGAAACGCAAGCATGAAGGCTCCAGTAGCGGTCTCTCACCCAACTACAAGTTTGCCCAGCATTCCTCCTCCCGAGGACACTTGACGATAGAGGAGATTGATATGGATGGGAAGTTCATCAAGATCAAAAATAATTCAGAGAAG GATCAACCATTAGGAGGCTGGGTGCTAAGAAAGCGTCAGCCAGACACACCTGATATTGTCTTCCAGATTCCCTCACCTTGTGTACTGAGTGCAGGCCAGATGCTGACG ATCTGGGCTGCAGGTGCAGGGGTGGAGCAGAACTCTGTTGGTAGTCTGGTACTGAGGACACACGACACATGGGGCCCGTTTGGTGAAGTCAGCGTGACCCTATTAAACTCACAGATGGAG GAAGTGGCAGAGTTTTGTCAGGTGTGTGTTCAGGGAAAAGCTGATGATGATCCAGATGATGATGAAAACATGGTGACACCTGATATTCCTATGCGACGACAG TCTAAAAGAAGGAAAAAGAAATGTTGCTCTCTGTCGTGA
- the btr32 gene encoding bloodthirsty-related gene family, member 32 has translation MASSSGPLNEELQCLVCLDVFSDPVTTPCGHNFCLTCLEECWKDTCVCPVCKEIFMKRPDLKINTTLREVVQLFKEKFHLRKSEVSCDMCTKKAMKTCLICQSSYCETHLEPHLRVQRLKKHTLISPVENLDDYICQKHQRPLELFCKDDQVCVCLSCTEGDHMTHNTVPIEEESQERKTQVVKTQEDVQLMIQDRIKKIQDIRNSAEMIKKNIDKEKSDQVKIFTNIIRFAERSQSKLMKKMDKKQKTAEKQAEDLIKDLEKEICELKRGNIELKQISNTEDHLHLIQIYPSTYRPVNMKSCSEISLDSVLKKVKTQLMKTLENFFMYAFLTVMQHQNAVDVTLDPDTAHPYLILSDDEKQVRHGDIRHHLLDNPKRFDTSLCVLGKEGVSSGCFYFKVQVIGKTDWVLGVARESVNRKGEIELTPANGFWTLALRNENEYKALAGSDVSLSLKVKPKKIGVFVDYEGGLVIFYNVNSRSCIYSYNNQSFNETLYPFFSPCNNDNGKNINPLIILPVRG, from the exons ATGGCATCCTCCAGCGGTCCATTAAACGAAGAGCTTCAGTGTTTAGTGTGTCTGGATGTGTTCAGTGATCCGGTCACCACTCCATGTGGACACAACTTCTGCTTGACCTGTCTGGAAGAGTGCTGGAAAGACACCTGCGTCTGTCCAGTATGTAAAGAAATCTTCATGAAGAGACCTGATCTCAAAATTAACACAACACTCAGAGAAGTTGTGCAGCTCTTTAAAGAAAAGTTTCATCTGAGGAAATCTGAGGTTTCTTGTGACATGTGTACAAAAAAAGCCATGAAGACCTGTCTGATATGTCAGAGTTCTTATTGTGAAACTCATCTAGAACCTCACTTGAGAGTTCAGCGTCTGAAGAAACACACACTGATCAGTCCTGTGGAAAACCTGGACGATTATATCTGTCAGAAACACCAGAGACCTCTGGAGCTCTTCTGTAAAGATGATCAGGTATGTGTTTGTCTGTCCTGTACTGAAGGAGATCACATGACTCACAACACCGTACCTATAGAGGAGGAGAGTCAAGAGAGGAAG ACTCAGGTGGTAAAGACACAAGAAGATGTGCAGCTCATGATTCAGGACAGAATCAAGAAGATTCAAGACATCCGAAACTCAGCAGAGATGATAAAG aaaaatatagatAAAGAGAAATCAGACCAGGTGAAGATCTTTACTAATATTATCCGCTTTGCTGAGAGAAGTCAATCTAAGTTGATGAAGAAGATGGATAAGAAACAGAAAACAGCAGAGAAACAAGCTGAAGATCTCATTAAAGATCTGGAGAAGGAGATCTGTGAGCTGAAGAGGGGAAACATTGAGCTGAAGCAGATCTCAAACACTGAAGATCATCTTCATCTCATACAG ATTTATCCATCCACGTACAGGCCTGTGAACATGAAGAGCTGCTCTGAGATCAGTCTTGACAGTGTGCTGAAAAAAGTTAAGACTCAACTTATGAAGACACTAGAAAATTTCTTTATGTATGCAT TCTTGACGGTGATGCAGCATCAAAATGCAG TGGATGTGACTCTGGATCCTGACACAGCTCATCCATATCTCATCCTGTCTGATGATGAAAAACAAGTGAGACACGGAGACATTAGACATCACCTCTTAGATAATCCCAAGAGATTTGATACAAGTCTATGTGTCCTGGGAAAGGAGGGTGTCTCATCAGgatgcttttattttaaagtgcaaGTGATAGGAAAAACTGACTGGGTTTTAGGAGTGGCCAGGGAATCTGTTAACAGGAAAGGAGAGATCGAACTGACACCAGCGAATGGATTCTGGACTTTAGCTCTAAGGAATGAGAATGAATATAAAGCTCTCGCTGGTTCTgatgtctctctgtctctgaaAGTGAAACCAAAGAAGATTGGTGTGTTTGTGGATTATGAAGGGGGTTTAGTCATCTTTTATAATGTGAACTCCCGCTCTTGTATCTACTCTTATAATAATCAATCCTTTAATGAAACTCTCTATCCATTCTTCAGCCCATGTAACAATGATAATGGTAAAAACATAAACCCTCTCATCATCTTACCTGTGCGGggttaa